Proteins co-encoded in one Psychromonas sp. L1A2 genomic window:
- a CDS encoding cysteine hydrolase family protein, whose protein sequence is MNKKALLVIDPQNDYFPEGKYPLWNTEKTLSNIIIAIKKANEKDIPVIYIQHIAKPAKGLAPFFNQGTEGVKIHPLVMDTAPKLEVIVKAFADSFEKTDLEATLKNQKVDELLICGMMTQNCVTHTAISKVADKYKVSILMDCCTTVNEMVHNIALNAISTRVPLVTIDGVL, encoded by the coding sequence ATGAACAAAAAAGCACTACTTGTTATTGACCCACAAAACGATTATTTTCCAGAGGGAAAGTACCCGCTTTGGAATACAGAAAAAACACTCAGTAACATCATAATAGCGATTAAAAAAGCAAATGAAAAAGATATCCCTGTAATTTACATTCAGCATATTGCAAAGCCAGCAAAAGGTCTGGCACCATTTTTTAATCAGGGAACCGAGGGGGTAAAAATTCATCCCTTAGTCATGGATACTGCTCCAAAGCTTGAAGTAATAGTAAAAGCTTTTGCGGATAGTTTTGAAAAAACAGATCTAGAAGCAACACTCAAAAATCAAAAAGTAGATGAGCTACTAATATGTGGGATGATGACTCAAAACTGCGTGACACACACTGCAATATCTAAAGTAGCTGATAAGTACAAAGTATCAATTTTAATGGATTGCTGTACTACAGTAAATGAAATGGTTCATAATATCGCTTTGAACGCTATATCAACGAGAGTGCCACTAGTTACGATTGATGGAGTACTTTAG
- a CDS encoding GlxA family transcriptional regulator — MKKISIGICHYPNALKSAVYGLEEMFLMANRVCKDQKIEIEFEPMIFNNTKQLSQNFAVILLPPSSQSDDYLNPQIDLIEWLKIQHYQGAIIASACAGAFILATTKLLKNRSITTHWGLSNLFQKQFPNMLLNTNEILIDHGDVISAGGMMSWLDLSFELVAKYSSLNVMRQLGKVLVVDTASRKQRFYQQFNPLLLHGDQAIIVIQQTINLSYTKLVSIQELAKQVNLTERTMQRRFLRATGYNPNHYLQRLRIQKACDLLESSQYSFEWIANQVGYGDTSACRKVFIKTMGLTPKEFRMRFARS, encoded by the coding sequence ATGAAAAAGATTTCAATAGGTATTTGCCATTATCCTAATGCTTTAAAATCAGCCGTCTATGGTTTAGAAGAAATGTTTCTAATGGCGAATAGAGTATGTAAAGATCAAAAAATAGAAATAGAATTTGAACCTATGATCTTCAATAATACTAAGCAGCTGTCACAAAATTTTGCTGTAATATTATTACCCCCAAGTTCGCAGAGTGATGATTACCTTAACCCTCAAATAGATCTCATTGAATGGCTTAAAATACAGCATTACCAAGGTGCAATTATTGCTTCAGCCTGTGCAGGTGCATTTATTCTAGCAACGACAAAGTTGCTTAAAAACCGCTCTATAACTACACATTGGGGCTTATCGAATTTATTCCAAAAGCAGTTTCCCAATATGTTACTCAACACGAATGAAATTTTAATTGATCACGGCGATGTGATTAGTGCGGGTGGGATGATGTCTTGGTTGGACCTGAGTTTTGAATTGGTGGCTAAATATTCATCTTTGAATGTAATGAGGCAACTTGGAAAGGTACTTGTTGTCGATACTGCATCAAGGAAACAGCGCTTTTATCAGCAATTTAACCCATTACTTCTACATGGTGATCAAGCTATTATTGTAATTCAGCAGACAATCAATTTGAGCTATACGAAATTAGTATCAATTCAAGAATTAGCGAAGCAAGTTAATCTTACTGAGCGTACTATGCAACGACGCTTCCTGAGAGCTACAGGCTACAACCCTAACCACTATTTACAACGACTAAGAATTCAAAAAGCATGTGATTTACTAGAAAGTTCGCAGTACTCATTTGAGTGGATAGCTAATCAAGTCGGTTACGGAGACACTAGCGCCTGTAGGAAAGTATTTATTAAAACTATGGGGTTAACGCCTAAAGAGTTCAGGATGCGATTTGCTAGAAGCTAA